The DNA window AACCTTGCGAGATTTGTTCTACGTTTTTTACCACCTGGAGACGTTAAATTAccagaagggaaaaaataatttgaaggCGAAGAAGGACCTCCGGTTCATATTCGTGGCCATCCTCCCCATGTTGAAAACACTGAATCGGAGCTACATAAACAAGAGCGAGCGGATAAACTCGGAGCGCTTCTTCATATCTCTTTACCAGAAGGACGATGTGGTCAGGGTGTTTAACGAGCCCGTGCTCGGCTGCCGCCACAGCGACCGTCTGGAGAGCCTGCACTACGAGGCCTTGCAGGGTGAGTTCTCGCGCCTGTGCTCATTCCGCGCTGTTTTTGTACTCATTCCGCGCCGCCTTTGTACTTTTCCGCCCCTCTTTTGCACAACATCTGCacccgctccccccccccttgcagACCAACCCAACGTCGAAACCTCCAAAGGCATGCAGAGTAACCTCATCAGTATCACCATCATCCCGGAATTTCTGAattccaaaaaatatgaaatcgTAAAGAAAAAGGTTAACAAGCACATGAACGTAAAAGATTTGAAGTACCTGTGTTCGCGTCTCTATTCAGTCCCCCTCCCCAAAATGCAGTTATTTTACACGGACGAGGTGGGTCACTCGAGTTAAGTGCACAGGAGACGTACTCGCTGTGGAGTCTCGCATGTGCAGATTCTGAGATTTGCTTCAGGCTAAGATGGGCACGTCATCCGTTTGCGAAGCTTCCATTCGGAAATTATTCACCATTTCATTTCACCTACCCTGCGTGTTGTACCATCCCATTttggaccttttttttttctcctccccatcTTTTTAGAACAACCCTATGTGTGTTGAAATTGTGGATAGCAACTCGAGTCTGTATACCTACGGAATTGACAACAACTCGAAGATAAAAATTCAGATGGAGCAGTAGGATAAACCTTTGGAAGAGTTTCCTAGTTGGATGAGGATGCTCACACCTATGCATGTATGGGTGTACGTACGCTGCGCTTTTTTTACGTTGTTTTTATGTCACTATAACGTTNNNNNNNNNNNNNNNNNNNNNNNNNNNNNNNNNNNNNNNNNNNNNNNNNNNNNNNNNNNNNNNNNNNNNNNNNNNNNNNNNNNNNNNNNNNNNNNNNNNNNNNNNNNNNNNNNNNNNNNNNNNNNNNNNNNNNNNNNNNNNNNNNNNNNNNNNNNNNNNNNNNNNNNNNNNNNNNNNNNNNNNNNNNNNNNNNNNNNNNNNNNNNNNNNNNNNNNNNNNNNNNNNNNNNNNNNNNNNNNNNNNNNNNNNNNNNNNNNNNNNNNNNNNNNNNNNNNNNNNNNNNNNNNNNNNNNNNNNNNNNNNNNNNNNNNNNNNNNNNNNNNNNNNNNNNNNNNNNNNNNNNNNNNNNNNNNNNNNNNNNNNNNNNNNNNNNNNNNNNNNNNNNNNNNNNNNNNNNNNNNNNNNNNNNNNNNNNNNNNNNNNNNNNNNNNNNNNNNNNNNNNNNNNNNNNNNNNNNNNNGAAACGGACAACCCGCTAAAATGGCACTTTCACTCATTCCATTGTACGCGTAACGTTGGGGGTGCAAAGACCTTTCCTCGTCTCACGAATTTTAAGAAAACATATGGCCATTGAGGTACTACTCCACTTTGGCAAATATAAtctattcacattttttattttttttcccaaaggTGAGTTTATCACACAGGGGAAGAGCGATGTTTGTAAAGCCTCTATGCACGCTTCTTGCCATGCAACGAGGGCAGATTTAATTTGGGGGGGCAtataaaaggggaagaagaaaaaaaaaagagatagaCAGACAGATAGATTGATAGATAGAGAAAGCGCTGGACCGCCCTTCCtcactccaaaaaaaaaggttggcACACCCCCCTTTGGTGAGTCAACCTTTCGCAACTGTACATTTGGCCACGAATTCGAGATGCGATCGAGACGTGGTCACACACAGTGAGCACCTAGCACCAAATCGTACGACGCGGAGGAGTCGCTTCAGTCAAACACAACCAATTCAAATAAagagaaggggggaaaaaaaaaaaaaaaacacgctcACAAAGGTAGACGCGAAAAGGCATACTCTTAATAAGCCTAACGCGAACCATGGAGGAACGCCCCACGGGCATGAGGAGTCTCCCCctgacggaaaaaaaaggcgaggTGAAGAAGCCAATCCAGTTCAGCGCGGATACCCCCACAAAGGAAGACCTAGAGATATGTTTCCACCTGCCCAACGGAGAGACCCTCACAATGCAGGAGAACAGGGGCATAGAAGTTGGGCATTTGAAACTAAAGCTGTCGAAAATGTTGGGAAAGCCCTATCAGCAAATCTTCTTAACGTACAATAATATGTCCATGTTGGATCCCTTGTCTATAATCGATGTGACTAAGAAGGtcaatttgcaaaaaatcgACATCGAGGTGGGTTATTCCGACTAATGCGGTCTGCCTTCTAACATGCTAAGTAAGTGGGTACGAATAAGTCCTTCCCCCACTCCTTCTGCCgctcctgcttcttctcctacTCCtacttacttttttttttttccctcctttgcgCACAActgaactgaaaaaaaattatataataaccgTCTTTCCCAAAAATataatccctttttttctcaaccgatcaggtaaaaaaaaattcgtctTGATTTTCAGTGTTACGTTGGGGCGGCTATAAAAATGGGGCCCCCGTTTGGAGTCCCCGTTTGGGGTCCCTGTTTAGAGCCCCTGCTTGGAGTCCCTGTTCAGAGCCCCTCTTTGGAGTCCCTATTTAGAGCCCCTCTTTGGAGCCCCcctacccccttttgttgCCTACAACTTCCTCTCATAAATATTATAGCAGAGAAGTTTATCCATCATGTCCGCATGGGTCAGGATCATCCTCCTGCAGCAGTATCTCGTTAAGTTTAGTTCGTCTAGGGCATCACACTTGGACACTCCTTCTTCTAACTTCTTTTCGTATAGGCTCCACAGGTTTCCGATAAGCTTCCCGCAGGTGAAGCAGCGCACGGGGATGATCATTTTGGTTCTTCGATTCTTCCGGGGCGTTGCTTCGGCTGGCgtgcgtgtatatatatgtatgtatatttatcgatatttatgtatatttatctatatttatgtatacttATGCATGCTTATGTATACTTATGCATACTTATGTATCCTTATACGCTTTGCCTTTTCCCTGAAAATGGGGCGCTCTTGGCTGGTTGCCTGGcagtcccccttttgctcgTACCTTCGGTTCACCTCCTCACGCTGTCCCTGCGGAAAGGGAAAACTCCAAATACGCGTATCACGCAACGCCGCGTGCGACCCGTCTCTCACTAAGCAGTACCTTTTCCCACTGTTGCTCAACTTCTCCGTCGTTTTGCcgcgcatacatatatatatacataaatacgGCTCTTTTTCGTAATGTCCctttttattgtatatttcccttttcccacTTTCTGCTGTGCCCACTTTCTTCTGTGCTCTATTTTCCCAGGATGCTAAAACGGGAGAGCAAAGCTTTTTAAAACaaggaacaaaattgttCAGTTGAAAAGAtaagcaaaagggaaagaaaaaataacccaCAGTTTTTTCGCGTATTTTGTAGGTTTCTCTTTTGCGCGTCACGAAAATgggtaaaatgaaaaaaaaaaaacggggtaCATACAGGTTGCTATACCGCATAAGGCCAATAGCTCTTttcggatttttttttttttttttcctcctcttaaCCGTGCAGCAGCGCTTCCCTCTGCAGCTCCCAAAATGGGAGGAGGCAAAACTGGTGCGGAAATTAAACAAACAGGGGAAAACCACTAAACGACAGGGTCACCGCAGGTAGGCaaaagaggggggggtggCTCCTCTTGCCGCGCGGGTGGAAAAATAGCCCCTGGAAATATGCATGCCAAATGATGACCAAATGATGGGCATAATTGTTCCCAagtttttctcaaaattttcCCCAAGTAATCCCCAACCCACCCGCTCTGTCGCTTGTCGCCCCCCCCGCAGGGCTACAGGTTGTACGCGACGCAATTCATGTAGCGCTCCACCTTGCGCAAAACGTGATGGAAGTTGTGTCTGCacttctccctcttcccCTTCACAAACGCAGCAAACTCGTTCCCCGACTTGCTAACATTTTCGGAGAAGGAATAAATGTCGTTATTCGATATAAACTGATCGGAATAGTTAAAAATGGTGGAGGCATACGTCTTCGGCTTTGTatttatttgatattttGAGTTTGTCGTGAAATTAATTACATGGTTGGGGGGAAGGTGGTCAGTCCTAGTGGTGGTGACCTCTCCGAGGGGACTGGGGACCCCCCcgcgtttttttctgtggAAGGCGTACATGTTGTGCCAGTCTTGGGAGTCCACCCGGGAGACATCCACTTCCGTCCGAATGAAATTTTGGCTTTTAATTCCTTCGACCACGTTGGTGAAATTTAAAATGGGGTTATACCTTAGAATTTTATCTATGCCGATGAGGTGCCTGTTGACGATGCTGGCCAGGTTGGTGTAGTCCTCCTTCTCGACGCTGGAACTGATggtcatactttttttctttgtctcGAGAAAATCAACGAACATTTCGTCGCTCACGTCCTTTGCCCTCTTTTTATAGTTACAGTAGGCAACGAATTCCGCATGCAGATCGTTTACGTATTTGGTCATACTGCTCAGTTTTGTTGTATGGTCGTATGGCTTCCCCCCTACCTTGGCTGTCACTTTGTTGTACCCGATGGTGCACCCCTTGTCCAGGAGGTACTCCTTCAGCAGTTTGAAATTCTGTTCGAAATTGTTCAGGTCCTgtcgggggggggaaaaaaaaaatgcgcagtGTTTGTACTTATGTGTGAGGGTATGTGCATTGGGAGTGATCACTGCGGAAGGGGCAATTAACTGGCCGATAGCTAGCCACTCCTCGTCGTACGCTTAGCACGTGGATGGAGAGGGTCTCCGGCTCGGCAGGCGCCACCAAATTGTCGTAAAAAAACTTGTGGTTATTCAGGTCAAACAAGTCGACGGAGGCAGATGGCCCCTCTGACCCTCCATTGACAGACGCATCGTCGCTCTCCGTCTCTTCCTCCCCAACAGCACCGTCCGGAAAGATTGACTGAAGCCACAACCAAAACACAGCCCGTAGTTGTTCGACGTGGAAAAGGTTCACCCCGTTCCTATACACATGGCAGACTCTATTATACAGTGCCGGATCATTCAGTaagaaaaattcattaaTGGTTACTCTGTCACTCAGCACATGTTCGTAGTTTACATCATCAAGTAGTTCTTCCTCTACGTTACTGCTGTGGTTTATGGGGTATCCACCACGACGGGGTGATACACCCCCTCCTCCTGCAGAGTTATGTCCTTTGCTCGGAAATGCACTCGCCGCTTTGTTGACTCCCGTTTCACGTCCGCATAATttattcttcacattttctctATCCCTTTCAAAATCGACTTCCACAGTGAACATAGCATTATGCATGAGgtccacttttttgtttttactcCCCATTGATCTGGTCCTATCGAGACACTTCTTTCCTTGAATTGAATTATTTAGGTCGTCCAAATCGGCAATGTTAACAACGACA is part of the Plasmodium cynomolgi strain B DNA, chromosome 1, whole genome shotgun sequence genome and encodes:
- a CDS encoding hypothetical protein (putative), translated to MEERPTGMRSLPLTEKKGEVKKPIQFSADTPTKEDLEICFHLPNGETLTMQENRGIEVGHLKLKLSKMLGKPYQQIFLTYNNMSMLDPLSIIDVTKKVNLQKIDIEVGYSD
- a CDS encoding DNA-directed RNA polymerase II 8.2 kDa polypeptide putative, with the protein product VRCFTCGKLIGNLWSLYEKKLEEGVSKCDALDELNLTRYCCRRMILTHADMMDKLLCYNIYERKL